Proteins encoded by one window of Polaribacter haliotis:
- the deoC gene encoding deoxyribose-phosphate aldolase, whose protein sequence is MDISRFLDATYLKTAAQALISEEENLQNVIALVEEAILYDYKLIMIRAKYISIVKRFLADAKSAILIGTVIGFHEGTTTIEEKLQEAQKAIDLGADELDFVINYTAFKKGNINLITQEVTKGTNLCLKNNKVAKWIIEVAALTNKEIIVISQLIKKIVLENFGEENAKNVFVKSSTGFFKTENNLPNGATLEIMKIISENAKPLKIKAAGGVRDYETALKMLSLGVDRIGTSSSKAIVNKGINTKSAY, encoded by the coding sequence ATGGATATCAGTCGATTTTTAGATGCTACATATTTAAAAACAGCAGCACAAGCACTAATTTCTGAAGAAGAAAATTTGCAAAATGTAATTGCATTGGTAGAAGAAGCAATTTTGTACGATTATAAGTTAATTATGATTCGTGCAAAATATATTTCCATTGTAAAAAGATTCTTAGCAGATGCAAAATCTGCTATTTTAATTGGAACTGTAATTGGTTTCCATGAAGGAACAACTACAATTGAAGAAAAATTACAAGAGGCACAAAAAGCCATTGATTTAGGAGCAGATGAGCTAGATTTTGTAATAAATTATACAGCTTTTAAAAAAGGAAATATCAATTTAATAACCCAAGAAGTGACCAAAGGCACAAATCTATGTCTTAAAAACAATAAGGTCGCAAAATGGATTATTGAAGTTGCTGCTTTAACAAATAAAGAAATAATTGTAATTTCACAATTGATTAAAAAAATCGTTTTAGAAAATTTTGGAGAAGAAAATGCAAAAAATGTATTTGTAAAATCTTCCACAGGGTTTTTTAAAACTGAAAATAATTTACCAAATGGAGCAACTTTAGAAATTATGAAAATAATTTCCGAAAACGCAAAACCATTAAAAATTAAAGCAGCTGGTGGTGTAAGAGATTACGAAACAGCTTTAAAAATGCTTTCTTTAGGAGTAGATAGAATTGGTACATCTTCTTCGAAAGCAATTGTAAATAAAGGAATAAATACAAAATCAGCATATTAG
- a CDS encoding gliding motility protein RemB: protein MLKKYIFLVLLFPTIFYAQTERYPVFDVCKGADITNIEDCFLSTTKKHFFAEFKTPPIVENENYSGVATVLFMVTNKGEFKIIYVNTPYEAIKKEVERAFNVFPKISPARYNNHDIEMKFELPINFPIVRNIEVKKVSETAEPKEDLFAIVEKSRIADSTFLEHNSQLNIPFTHQRYIDYEFAMHKADGTHTASKPYTYSEVNKYFDLTENKKKFLKPEIRTWVGNKIWNEHLMQVKKKDFWFTLDFLVDVQLGKDNSDVSYTYNNSRILTVNGGLGDKISYSATVYESQGRFADYLNSYISNRSVITRPKNSEGLVPGRGKAKGFKEDSFDYPVAEGYLAFKPNKFMQFQFGNGKNFIGDGYRSFILSDVSSPTTYLKMKVDFWKLQYTNVWMWNTEPSISALSNPNEHARKYIAAHYLSLNITKKLNIGFFETAISSGEQGFDAGFLNPVIFYRSVEFNRGEDAGNAIIGLTGKYKLNDNISLYSQLVVDEFSVGNLNDLGDWRNKFAYQIGAKYFNAFNVDNLFLQLEYNYARPYTFAHKSPVLNYGNYSQPMGHLWGANFYEAVAIARYTKDRWSFNGKLTLGKKGFDFEDESVSYGGNIYQSYEDRFGDTGNELAQGNTANIFIADFQGSYLLNPSNNLSLFGSFMYRKFNPKVATTAYPEGNTVWLSAGIKADLFNWYKDF, encoded by the coding sequence ATGTTAAAAAAATACATATTTCTAGTTTTATTATTTCCCACAATATTTTACGCACAAACAGAAAGATATCCTGTTTTCGATGTTTGTAAAGGAGCAGATATTACTAATATCGAAGACTGTTTCTTATCAACAACCAAAAAACATTTTTTTGCAGAATTTAAAACACCGCCAATTGTAGAAAACGAAAACTATAGTGGAGTAGCTACTGTTTTGTTTATGGTTACAAATAAAGGAGAGTTTAAAATAATCTATGTAAACACACCTTACGAAGCGATTAAAAAAGAAGTGGAAAGAGCTTTTAATGTGTTTCCAAAAATTTCTCCAGCGAGATATAACAATCACGATATAGAAATGAAATTCGAGCTTCCAATTAACTTTCCAATTGTAAGAAATATAGAAGTTAAAAAAGTTTCAGAAACAGCAGAACCAAAAGAAGATTTATTCGCAATTGTAGAAAAAAGTAGAATTGCAGATTCCACTTTTTTAGAACACAATAGCCAGTTAAACATTCCATTTACGCACCAAAGATATATCGATTACGAATTTGCGATGCACAAAGCAGATGGAACACACACAGCTTCTAAACCTTATACTTATAGTGAAGTTAATAAGTATTTCGACCTAACAGAAAACAAAAAGAAATTTCTAAAACCAGAAATAAGAACGTGGGTTGGCAATAAAATTTGGAACGAGCATTTAATGCAAGTCAAAAAAAAAGACTTTTGGTTTACATTAGATTTTTTGGTTGATGTTCAATTAGGTAAAGACAATTCAGATGTTTCTTACACCTATAATAATTCTCGAATTTTAACAGTAAATGGAGGTTTAGGCGATAAAATTTCTTATTCTGCAACTGTTTACGAAAGCCAAGGTAGATTTGCAGATTATTTGAATAGTTATATTTCTAATCGTTCTGTAATAACAAGACCAAAAAATTCTGAAGGTTTAGTTCCTGGAAGAGGAAAAGCAAAAGGATTTAAAGAAGATAGTTTCGATTATCCTGTTGCAGAAGGTTATTTAGCTTTTAAACCAAATAAATTTATGCAGTTTCAATTCGGAAATGGGAAAAATTTTATTGGAGATGGTTACAGATCTTTTATTCTTTCGGATGTTTCTTCGCCAACGACTTATTTAAAAATGAAGGTCGATTTTTGGAAATTACAATATACCAATGTTTGGATGTGGAATACAGAACCATCCATTTCTGCACTCTCGAACCCGAATGAACACGCAAGAAAATACATTGCAGCGCATTATTTAAGTTTAAATATTACCAAAAAATTAAACATTGGTTTCTTCGAAACTGCAATTTCATCTGGAGAACAAGGTTTCGATGCTGGTTTTTTAAACCCAGTAATTTTTTACAGATCTGTGGAGTTTAATAGAGGCGAAGATGCAGGAAATGCAATTATTGGTTTAACAGGAAAATATAAATTAAACGATAATATTTCTTTGTATTCTCAGCTAGTGGTAGATGAGTTTTCAGTAGGAAATTTAAACGATTTAGGAGATTGGAGAAATAAATTTGCGTATCAAATAGGAGCAAAATATTTTAATGCTTTTAATGTAGATAATCTTTTCCTTCAATTAGAATATAATTATGCAAGACCATATACGTTTGCACATAAATCTCCTGTTTTAAATTACGGAAATTACAGTCAGCCAATGGGCCATTTATGGGGTGCAAATTTCTATGAAGCAGTTGCAATTGCGAGATATACAAAAGATAGATGGAGTTTTAATGGAAAACTAACATTGGGTAAAAAAGGATTTGATTTTGAAGATGAATCCGTAAGTTATGGAGGAAATATATATCAATCTTACGAAGATCGTTTTGGAGATACAGGAAATGAATTAGCGCAAGGAAATACAGCAAACATTTTCATTGCAGATTTTCAAGGAAGTTACTTACTAAACCCTTCTAATAATTTAAGTCTTTTTGGTAGTTTTATGTATCGTAAATTTAACCCGAAAGTAGCTACAACAGCTTATCCAGAAGGTAATACAGTATGGCTTTCTGCAGGAATAAAAGCAGATTTATTCAATTGGTATAAAGATTTTTAG
- a CDS encoding T9SS type A sorting domain-containing protein, protein MKTKLLLYFLLIGFGVNAQLRLIKQTQNNGSKSPTINGVKTVDNDILLSMAEDFSPYSQSVFVSGGSSETTYKVSGLNNLIYRFTDISKKPNSKNNDVFLYDNTSNDNKIYRINNQRTQASLVASADNKSGLIRTSNNKIVKHSKVYYASYTENFKTYPAGYNFFIDIFNADGNLETSYTFDGNTGYYQNTEDNNSLTRIDDIFFWKGKYYFIGSNTQNRVDIYYFDNLRSYKITKLYVSGNSNFSVNPDSIILEEDYIYFRGLYRTWKVNDTEGNYEEHGREICYSDGSFTFGSNQTEIPLFFSSKPSETQVYDGSRGYRAKDTNTGYADSTPIKLVGGNLIYRDNTNKTLNLIASDNILHNLVSLTRDSDEYFFYNNKLYYFTYEIGTERVDYMYEFDGNPFNIKKYMIPANYTGHVFRVGLGIMFDVSKAENKVFIVGNYYEEFSKQTPAIISFDFATAQFSEEKTFDNNEVSNSLKNLKRFNNGFVFTDLDKAYSYNVEIRTKVITPNPNGNKNAIAKKNSEELTYNGISYNIDFSSSNLPANEKLKLQILDSTSFHFKTEINSLPDNSFAKTYYNITSLNDSAHESTLTISYNNADFLTPITKESDVSLQAFENGNWVDLGDFTVDLANKKITLAHNFKANSALFIKNSAVLNVDNFEISNANVTVFPNPSSSIINIQFKNNETIKSLEIYNIRGQKMDCKVDNKTDVIHIYNLSKGVYILKIKGEKANYSKRIIKN, encoded by the coding sequence ATGAAAACAAAATTACTACTCTATTTTTTATTGATCGGTTTTGGTGTAAATGCCCAACTTCGGTTGATAAAACAAACGCAAAATAATGGCTCTAAAAGCCCAACAATTAATGGTGTAAAAACAGTAGATAACGATATTTTATTATCTATGGCAGAAGATTTTTCGCCTTATTCACAAAGTGTTTTTGTAAGTGGAGGTTCAAGTGAAACTACTTATAAGGTTTCTGGTTTAAACAATTTAATTTATCGATTTACAGATATTTCAAAAAAACCGAATTCGAAAAATAACGATGTTTTTTTATATGATAATACTTCCAATGACAACAAAATTTACAGAATAAATAACCAAAGAACCCAAGCAAGTCTTGTTGCAAGTGCAGACAATAAAAGCGGTCTAATTAGAACGTCTAACAACAAAATTGTAAAACATAGTAAGGTTTATTATGCTTCTTACACAGAAAATTTTAAAACCTATCCTGCAGGTTATAATTTTTTTATAGATATTTTTAATGCAGATGGTAATTTAGAGACCTCTTATACTTTCGATGGAAATACAGGATATTACCAAAATACAGAAGATAACAACAGTTTAACAAGAATAGACGATATATTTTTTTGGAAAGGAAAGTATTATTTTATTGGAAGTAATACCCAAAATAGAGTAGATATTTACTATTTCGATAATCTTCGTTCTTACAAAATAACAAAACTTTATGTTAGTGGAAATTCTAATTTTTCTGTAAACCCAGATTCTATAATTCTAGAAGAAGATTACATTTATTTTAGAGGTTTATATAGAACTTGGAAAGTGAACGATACAGAAGGAAATTACGAAGAACATGGAAGAGAAATTTGTTATTCGGATGGTAGTTTTACTTTTGGTTCTAATCAAACAGAAATCCCACTTTTCTTTTCGAGTAAACCATCAGAAACCCAAGTTTACGATGGCTCAAGAGGTTATAGAGCAAAAGACACAAATACAGGTTATGCAGATTCTACTCCCATTAAATTGGTTGGAGGAAATTTAATTTACAGAGACAATACCAACAAAACCTTAAATTTAATTGCTTCAGATAATATCTTACATAATTTAGTTTCCTTAACCAGAGATTCAGACGAATATTTCTTCTACAATAACAAGCTTTATTATTTCACTTACGAAATTGGTACAGAAAGGGTAGATTATATGTATGAATTTGATGGAAATCCATTCAATATTAAAAAATATATGATTCCAGCGAATTATACAGGTCATGTTTTTAGAGTAGGTTTAGGTATAATGTTCGATGTTTCCAAAGCAGAAAACAAGGTTTTTATAGTAGGAAATTATTATGAAGAATTCAGCAAACAAACACCAGCAATTATTTCTTTCGATTTTGCAACAGCACAATTTTCTGAAGAAAAAACGTTCGATAATAACGAAGTTTCAAACTCATTAAAAAACCTTAAAAGATTTAACAATGGTTTTGTTTTTACAGATTTAGATAAGGCTTATAGTTACAATGTAGAAATTAGAACAAAGGTAATTACACCAAATCCGAATGGGAATAAAAATGCTATTGCTAAAAAAAATTCAGAAGAATTAACATATAATGGAATTTCTTATAATATAGATTTTTCTTCGTCTAATTTACCTGCCAACGAAAAGTTGAAATTACAAATCTTAGACAGTACAAGTTTCCATTTTAAAACTGAAATTAATTCTCTTCCAGACAATAGTTTTGCAAAAACATATTACAACATTACATCTTTAAACGATTCTGCACACGAAAGTACTTTAACAATTTCTTACAATAATGCAGATTTTTTAACTCCAATTACCAAAGAATCAGATGTTTCTTTACAAGCCTTCGAAAATGGAAATTGGGTAGATTTAGGAGATTTCACAGTAGATTTGGCGAACAAAAAAATTACACTTGCACATAATTTTAAAGCGAATTCAGCGCTTTTTATTAAAAATTCCGCGGTTTTAAATGTCGATAATTTTGAGATTTCAAATGCAAATGTAACAGTGTTTCCAAATCCATCATCATCAATTATAAATATTCAATTTAAGAATAACGAGACTATAAAATCACTCGAAATTTATAATATAAGAGGTCAAAAAATGGATTGCAAAGTTGATAATAAAACGGATGTCATCCATATTTATAACCTTTCTAAAGGAGTATATATTTTAAAAATTAAAGGAGAAAAAGCAAACTATTCAAAAAGAATAATAAAAAACTAA
- a CDS encoding energy transducer TonB: MKNLKKLPTKQLEKFSNIFTQLGLVLVLFVVYITLEHETEEKTVAILANSESRVVYIQPDQNVVFQKEVKVKQKPQEQAPQKLIPDEIEKGDNDVIEKVVDFTTEDPVLVNIDDVVVAKITDDDPIVEDVPFINIEDAPVFKGCEGLSKEENKLCFDKKMKQFVQRNFDAGLASELGLRAGKYKIQTQFLIDDKGNVVDIKIRAPHKQLEKETNDLIKKLPKFTPGKQRNRPVRVRYTLPIAFSVE; the protein is encoded by the coding sequence ATGAAAAACCTAAAAAAACTACCAACCAAACAATTAGAAAAGTTCTCTAACATTTTTACTCAGTTAGGACTTGTATTAGTGCTCTTTGTTGTGTACATAACATTAGAACACGAAACCGAAGAAAAGACAGTCGCCATTTTAGCCAATAGCGAAAGTCGAGTCGTTTATATTCAACCCGATCAAAACGTCGTCTTCCAAAAAGAGGTAAAGGTAAAACAAAAACCTCAAGAGCAGGCTCCACAAAAACTTATTCCAGATGAGATCGAAAAAGGAGATAATGATGTTATTGAAAAAGTAGTAGATTTTACTACAGAAGATCCAGTTCTGGTGAATATTGATGATGTTGTTGTGGCAAAAATTACTGATGATGATCCTATTGTAGAAGATGTTCCATTTATTAATATTGAAGACGCACCAGTTTTCAAAGGTTGTGAAGGTTTATCAAAAGAAGAAAATAAACTTTGTTTCGATAAAAAAATGAAACAATTTGTGCAACGTAATTTCGATGCTGGTTTGGCAAGCGAATTAGGCTTAAGAGCTGGAAAATATAAAATCCAGACTCAGTTTTTAATTGATGATAAAGGAAACGTTGTCGATATTAAAATTAGAGCACCTCACAAACAATTGGAAAAAGAAACCAACGATTTAATTAAAAAATTACCAAAATTTACGCCAGGAAAACAACGAAACAGACCTGTAAGAGTTCGATACACATTGCCCATCGCTTTTAGTGTAGAATAA
- a CDS encoding acyltransferase, producing the protein MRDYFAHETAVIDADCSIGKDTKIWHFSHIMSNCVIGEGCNIGQNVVVSPKVILGKNVKVQNNVSIYTGVICEDDVFLGPSMVFTNVINPRSAIKRQNEYLETVVKKGASIGANATIVCGNNIGEYAFVGAGAVVTKEILPFALVVGNPSKQIGWVSEYGHRLNFDEKGFAVCKESKQEYQLKNNTVIKL; encoded by the coding sequence TTGAGAGATTATTTCGCACATGAAACTGCAGTAATAGATGCAGATTGTAGTATTGGAAAAGATACCAAAATATGGCATTTTAGTCATATTATGTCCAATTGTGTAATTGGAGAAGGCTGTAATATTGGTCAGAATGTTGTGGTTTCTCCAAAAGTAATTTTGGGTAAAAACGTAAAAGTGCAAAATAATGTATCTATTTATACAGGCGTAATTTGCGAAGACGACGTTTTTTTAGGACCTTCTATGGTTTTTACAAACGTAATAAACCCAAGAAGTGCTATAAAAAGACAAAACGAATATTTAGAAACTGTTGTAAAAAAAGGCGCAAGCATTGGTGCAAATGCAACTATTGTTTGTGGTAACAATATTGGCGAATATGCTTTTGTTGGAGCAGGAGCAGTAGTTACAAAAGAAATTTTACCTTTTGCTTTGGTGGTTGGAAATCCATCCAAACAAATAGGTTGGGTTAGCGAATATGGCCACAGATTAAATTTCGACGAAAAAGGTTTTGCGGTTTGTAAAGAGAGCAAACAAGAATATCAATTAAAAAATAATACAGTTATAAAGTTATAG
- a CDS encoding DUF4412 domain-containing protein, protein MKLIKNIFVFIFVFSISGNVQAQFWKKLKKKAEEKISNIEDKVIDNLDKKTDKKIDETIDGKKKKQIEPSTELPKFKGGSSVLMLMNEGYEFQTEDIIISVYGKFTKDNLSSSVKTYNEDRVIKPVDAYPEGFALAYNKNGFLNPENGQIIIHHADSTKVVFSLKGTWGFGEDKKPINASYVSLNVSKINDVRKTDFKRETNRNQQNSSENNSNSNNLFKGSDNSSIEIPDTFSFTSSLEIEMTSSESDAVKMEFLLGDYKDIYAMSIASEEMGENGAVYNVITPKSITMFMDVSGMKIKKSVAQEKFSQANFGDKMPENPQNVQKTGATKNILGYTCYEYKYENDGGFVSVWATKDFPKMTKNINMLGMFEGSPIEGFVLEIDMKSKNETINMRAVKFNKNKNVTINTSAYKSMGF, encoded by the coding sequence ATGAAACTCATTAAAAACATTTTTGTATTCATTTTTGTCTTTTCAATATCTGGAAATGTTCAAGCGCAATTTTGGAAAAAATTAAAGAAAAAAGCGGAAGAAAAAATATCGAATATTGAAGATAAGGTAATAGACAATTTAGATAAAAAAACCGACAAGAAAATAGATGAAACGATTGATGGAAAAAAGAAAAAACAAATAGAACCATCTACTGAATTGCCAAAATTTAAAGGAGGTTCATCAGTTTTAATGTTAATGAATGAGGGTTACGAATTCCAAACAGAAGACATTATAATATCTGTTTATGGGAAGTTTACAAAAGACAATTTATCGAGTTCTGTAAAAACGTATAACGAAGATAGAGTTATAAAACCTGTAGATGCATATCCAGAAGGTTTTGCGTTGGCTTACAACAAAAACGGATTTCTAAATCCGGAGAATGGGCAAATTATAATCCATCATGCAGATAGTACAAAAGTTGTTTTTTCATTAAAAGGAACTTGGGGTTTTGGAGAAGATAAAAAACCAATTAACGCCTCTTATGTGAGTTTAAATGTTTCGAAAATTAATGATGTTCGAAAAACGGATTTTAAAAGAGAAACGAATAGAAATCAGCAAAATTCATCTGAAAATAATAGTAATTCTAACAACTTATTTAAAGGTTCTGATAATTCTTCCATAGAAATTCCAGATACGTTTTCTTTTACCTCAAGCTTAGAAATAGAAATGACGTCCAGTGAGAGTGATGCTGTAAAAATGGAATTTTTGCTAGGAGATTATAAAGATATCTATGCCATGTCTATTGCTTCTGAAGAAATGGGCGAAAATGGCGCTGTTTATAATGTAATAACACCAAAAAGCATTACCATGTTTATGGATGTTTCAGGTATGAAAATAAAAAAGTCGGTTGCTCAGGAGAAATTTTCTCAAGCAAATTTTGGTGATAAAATGCCAGAAAATCCACAGAATGTTCAAAAAACGGGTGCTACAAAAAACATTTTAGGTTATACCTGTTACGAATATAAATATGAAAATGATGGCGGTTTTGTTAGTGTTTGGGCAACCAAAGATTTCCCAAAAATGACAAAAAATATAAATATGTTAGGCATGTTTGAAGGTAGTCCAATAGAAGGTTTTGTATTAGAAATAGATATGAAATCTAAAAATGAAACGATAAATATGAGGGCTGTAAAATTCAACAAAAATAAAAATGTTACGATAAATACATCAGCATATAAATCTATGGGATTTTAA
- a CDS encoding LytR/AlgR family response regulator transcription factor, whose amino-acid sequence MIRAVIIDDEPKAIKGLTWELSNFEDELEVIATFTEPEKAIPYLNSSEIDCLFLDIEMPTMDGFQFLGKLDKKDFAVVITTAYSEYAITALKKEAIDYLLKPIDTDDLQETIAKIKKHNEKGFTADKFEDILLKFNKKLNHKKITINTDGKLVFLEPKDIFYVASDGNYSTLFLADNKKIVVTKKLKEIDELLPTDQFFRIHNSYIINLHKIKEFLKTDGYVVLENNAKIPVSRQKKSAFLKKI is encoded by the coding sequence ATGATTAGAGCTGTAATTATAGACGACGAACCCAAAGCCATAAAAGGCCTTACTTGGGAATTGTCTAATTTTGAAGATGAACTGGAAGTTATTGCAACTTTTACGGAGCCAGAAAAGGCAATTCCTTATTTAAATTCTTCGGAAATAGATTGTCTTTTTTTAGACATAGAAATGCCAACTATGGATGGTTTTCAGTTTTTAGGAAAGCTCGATAAAAAAGATTTTGCAGTTGTAATTACTACTGCATACAGCGAATATGCCATTACTGCATTAAAGAAAGAAGCTATAGATTATTTGTTAAAACCTATAGACACAGACGATTTACAAGAAACCATTGCAAAAATTAAAAAACACAACGAAAAAGGGTTTACAGCAGATAAATTTGAAGATATTTTATTGAAATTCAACAAAAAACTGAATCATAAAAAAATAACCATTAATACCGATGGAAAATTGGTTTTCTTAGAACCGAAAGATATTTTTTATGTGGCTTCAGATGGAAATTATTCTACATTATTTTTAGCTGATAACAAGAAAATTGTAGTTACAAAGAAGTTGAAAGAAATTGACGAATTATTACCTACAGACCAATTTTTTAGGATTCATAACTCTTACATTATCAATCTTCATAAAATAAAAGAATTTTTAAAGACAGATGGTTATGTGGTTTTGGAAAACAATGCTAAAATTCCTGTTTCGCGACAAAAAAAATCTGCTTTTCTTAAAAAAATATAA
- a CDS encoding leucine-rich repeat domain-containing protein: MKTKLLIALFFVSIQIINAQSTTSIPDVKFEEYLIQVHIDSDGEVNGKVLNSDINNIEVLYLSNHEGITNLSGIGGFSSLKTLSLQYNYIANVDLSNNANLEVLSISNTQTSTVNISQNLKLKTFRFYDEFESLTSLNLTKNVNLTHVNVSNTKLTTIDVSKNINLIEVLFYGNKLTTLDVSKNTKLVELDVQKNQLTNLDISKLTDLEELYIYDNNLTQLDLSNNTKLTHLDVQNNKLSTIDLTSNTNLRFVRLQENELTFVNIKNGNNTNISVFRSINNPDLKCIKVDNKTFSNNSSNWGKDATSRFSEECNPQTYIADSNFENYLEFKGLGNGENNDNSVDTDNIKDVTILDISDENIADLTGIEAFVSLTTLNASSNSITNIDVSKNVNLESLNIAQNPTTAIDVSKNTNLTNLNVSGNQLTSLNLTQNTALTVLDAKINKLTNVDLSKNTKLTELNIGSNKLTSLDLSKLVNLERLDCFSSELPAIDISKNKKLYYADLSGNELENLDTYGNIALGRLKVDYNKLKYLDFQNNINLVELNASFNELIGLNLKSGKNNILFNIDLKNNANLTCVEVDNVSFSTNNWPKRDAQTTFSTDCAPVNDNCSNAIPLTFGQPTPGDINSGNAANNATCVTGTVIADVWFSIIVPQTKEFSIQGSAFGGQLKFAVYDDCTATNTLACGENISLTNLTAGAKLYLKVWLETTGSNKSTNTENGTFTITAQDTSVLSVDNFAEFNNQFLVYPNPASSNFTISSENLKLENIEIYNLLGKKVFHEKVKNESKIEINTSNFSKGIYLIKIKSENKIISKKLIIK, from the coding sequence ATGAAAACAAAATTACTAATTGCGCTATTTTTTGTGAGCATACAAATTATAAATGCACAAAGCACAACTTCGATACCAGATGTAAAATTTGAAGAATATTTAATTCAAGTTCATATAGATTCTGATGGTGAGGTTAATGGTAAAGTTTTAAATTCTGATATTAATAATATTGAAGTTTTATATTTAAGTAATCATGAAGGCATTACTAATTTATCAGGAATAGGAGGTTTTTCTTCATTAAAAACTTTAAGCCTTCAATATAATTACATAGCAAATGTAGATCTAAGTAATAATGCAAATTTAGAAGTACTTTCTATAAGTAATACACAAACTTCGACTGTAAATATTTCTCAAAATTTAAAATTGAAAACCTTTAGATTTTATGATGAATTTGAGTCACTAACTTCGTTAAACCTTACAAAAAATGTAAATTTAACCCATGTAAATGTTTCTAATACAAAATTAACAACCATTGATGTTTCTAAAAATATTAATTTAATAGAAGTACTTTTTTATGGAAACAAGCTAACAACTTTAGATGTCTCAAAAAACACAAAGTTAGTTGAGTTAGATGTTCAGAAAAACCAACTAACGAATTTAGATATTTCTAAATTAACTGATTTAGAAGAGTTATATATTTACGATAATAATCTTACTCAATTAGACCTTTCTAATAATACAAAACTTACGCATTTAGATGTTCAAAATAATAAATTAAGCACAATAGACTTAACTTCCAACACAAATTTAAGGTTTGTGAGACTGCAAGAAAACGAATTAACTTTTGTAAATATTAAAAACGGAAACAACACAAATATTAGTGTTTTTAGAAGTATAAATAATCCTGATTTAAAATGTATTAAAGTAGATAATAAAACATTTAGTAACAATAGTTCTAATTGGGGAAAAGATGCAACCAGTAGATTTTCTGAAGAATGTAACCCACAAACCTATATTGCAGATTCTAACTTCGAAAATTATTTAGAGTTTAAAGGATTAGGAAATGGAGAAAATAACGACAATTCTGTAGATACTGATAATATTAAGGACGTAACAATTTTAGATATTAGTGATGAAAACATTGCAGATTTAACAGGAATAGAAGCTTTTGTAAGTCTTACTACTTTAAATGCGAGTTCAAATTCAATAACCAATATAGATGTATCTAAGAATGTAAATTTAGAGAGTTTAAATATTGCACAAAACCCAACAACAGCAATAGATGTAAGTAAAAACACAAATCTAACCAACTTAAATGTTTCTGGAAACCAACTTACAAGTTTAAATCTAACCCAAAACACTGCATTAACAGTTTTAGATGCCAAAATAAATAAACTTACAAATGTAGATTTAAGTAAAAATACAAAGCTAACAGAACTAAATATTGGTTCTAATAAATTAACCAGTTTAGATCTTTCTAAGCTAGTGAATTTAGAAAGATTAGACTGTTTTAGTAGCGAACTTCCAGCGATTGATATTTCTAAAAACAAAAAATTGTATTACGCAGATTTAAGTGGAAACGAATTAGAAAATTTAGATACTTATGGAAATATTGCTTTAGGAAGACTTAAAGTAGATTATAATAAATTGAAATATTTAGACTTCCAAAACAACATTAATTTGGTGGAATTAAACGCTTCCTTTAACGAATTAATTGGCTTGAATTTAAAAAGCGGCAAAAACAATATTCTATTTAATATCGATTTAAAAAACAACGCTAATTTAACTTGTGTAGAAGTAGATAATGTTAGTTTCAGTACAAATAACTGGCCAAAAAGAGATGCTCAAACCACATTTTCTACAGATTGTGCTCCAGTGAATGATAATTGTTCCAATGCAATTCCATTAACTTTTGGGCAACCAACTCCAGGAGATATTAATAGTGGAAATGCAGCTAATAATGCAACTTGTGTAACAGGAACTGTAATTGCAGATGTTTGGTTTTCTATAATTGTTCCACAAACAAAAGAATTTAGCATTCAAGGTTCTGCATTTGGTGGCCAACTTAAATTTGCGGTTTACGACGATTGTACTGCAACAAATACTTTGGCTTGTGGCGAAAATATTTCTTTAACAAACCTTACAGCTGGAGCTAAATTGTATTTAAAAGTTTGGTTGGAAACAACAGGAAGTAATAAATCTACAAATACTGAAAATGGAACTTTTACAATAACAGCCCAAGACACAAGTGTTTTATCTGTCGATAATTTTGCGGAATTTAATAATCAGTTTTTGGTGTATCCAAATCCAGCAAGTTCAAATTTTACGATTTCTTCAGAAAATTTAAAATTAGAAAACATAGAAATTTATAATCTTTTAGGAAAAAAAGTGTTTCATGAAAAAGTAAAAAATGAATCTAAAATAGAAATAAATACATCCAATTTTTCAAAAGGAATTTATTTAATAAAAATAAAATCAGAAAATAAAATTATTTCAAAAAAATTAATAATTAAATAA